The following coding sequences are from one Thermostaphylospora chromogena window:
- a CDS encoding site-2 protease family protein, which translates to MRSSISLGSIGGVRIGLNWSVLVIVAILVFGLALGSFPLAYPGYPTVVYLLAGLVAAVLFLGSLLAHEVAHAMVARHHGIEVAGITLWLLGGVAQLRGEPRTPGADLRIAGVGPLVSLLAGVFFGILALLSGTFGAPLLITGLFAYLGGVNVLLAVFNMIPAAPLDGGRVLRAFLWLRWGDRSRAAVAAARAGRGFGYALIALGLLLLVTGIGFQGLWLALIGLFLVNAASAEEQHVTMGTALHGIRVGDVMSDQLVVASPEETVDQLIDRAVLRHRLSTYPLIGPGGHFAGLVTLNRVRATAPETRATTPLREIACPAEEVPVAREDEPLVDLLPRMSGCADGRAVVLDPDGRLIGLITPSDISRIMQTAGLRAAAPYASRRGADLAPPYTDPAGPADQPVEPRPTSNRSS; encoded by the coding sequence ATGCGTTCGTCGATCAGTCTCGGCAGCATCGGTGGTGTCCGGATCGGGCTCAACTGGAGCGTGCTGGTCATCGTGGCGATCCTGGTGTTCGGGCTCGCCCTCGGCAGCTTCCCACTGGCCTACCCGGGATATCCGACAGTGGTCTATCTGCTGGCCGGGCTCGTGGCGGCGGTGCTGTTCCTCGGATCGCTGCTGGCGCACGAGGTCGCGCACGCGATGGTCGCCCGCCACCACGGCATCGAGGTGGCGGGGATAACGCTGTGGCTGCTCGGCGGGGTGGCCCAGCTGCGCGGCGAACCCCGCACGCCAGGGGCCGACCTGCGCATCGCCGGAGTCGGTCCGCTCGTCAGCCTCCTCGCCGGGGTGTTCTTCGGCATCCTGGCGCTGCTGTCCGGCACGTTCGGAGCCCCCCTCCTGATCACCGGCCTCTTCGCCTACCTGGGCGGGGTCAACGTGCTGCTCGCGGTGTTCAACATGATCCCGGCCGCGCCGTTGGACGGAGGGCGGGTGCTGCGCGCCTTCCTGTGGCTGCGCTGGGGCGACCGGAGCAGGGCCGCGGTCGCCGCCGCCCGCGCCGGCCGAGGCTTCGGCTACGCGCTCATCGCGCTGGGCCTGCTGCTGCTCGTCACCGGCATCGGCTTCCAGGGACTGTGGCTGGCGCTGATCGGCCTGTTCCTGGTCAACGCCGCCTCGGCCGAGGAGCAGCACGTCACGATGGGGACGGCGCTGCACGGCATCCGCGTCGGCGACGTGATGTCCGACCAGCTCGTCGTGGCATCCCCGGAGGAGACCGTCGACCAGCTCATCGACCGGGCGGTGCTGCGCCACCGGCTGTCCACCTACCCGCTGATCGGGCCGGGCGGGCACTTCGCCGGGCTCGTCACGCTCAACCGGGTGCGCGCCACCGCCCCGGAGACCCGTGCGACCACACCGCTGCGGGAGATCGCCTGCCCCGCGGAGGAGGTCCCCGTGGCGCGGGAGGATGAACCCCTGGTCGACCTGCTGCCCCGGATGAGCGGCTGCGCCGACGGCCGGGCCGTGGTGCTGGACCCCGATGGGCGGCTGATCGGCCTGATCACCCCCAGCGACATCAGCAGGATCATGCAGACCGCGGGCCTGCGCGCCGCCGCACCCTACGCCTCCCGCCGCGGGGCCGACCTCGCCCCGCCGTACACCGACCCCGCGGGGCCGGCCGATCAGCCG
- a CDS encoding glycosyltransferase family 9 protein encodes MGARVDGVQRIAVLRANALGDLLLATPALDALKQAYPKARLTLLGLDWHAAFLTDRPGPVDEVIALPPISGVSTAEPGHTAPPGLMDGLRARRFDLAVQMHGGGRYSNPFIRGLGARVTAGLCTPDAERLDRWVPYLYLQHETLRMLEVAALVGAGADGAAHDETGDGTAGGGTLTGNGAAMPYPAATPRIPEPRIAVTERDRAELARVLGDPPPGLVAVHPGATDPRRRWPPRRFAAVAARLDRPVAVTGTEAERDLVEEVATALPDATPVVGVLGIGGLAALYERCDLVISNDTGPRHLAAAVGTPTVGVYWCGNLVNAGPLTRTLHRPVTSWTVTCPVCGVAGTDPRVARCEHNGSWVRDVAVEDVAEQAEDLLRHGAEENALSR; translated from the coding sequence ATGGGCGCACGGGTGGACGGCGTACAGCGGATCGCGGTACTACGGGCCAACGCGCTGGGGGACCTGCTGCTGGCGACGCCGGCCCTCGACGCGCTGAAACAGGCCTATCCGAAGGCCCGGCTCACCCTGCTCGGCCTCGACTGGCACGCCGCGTTCCTGACCGATCGCCCCGGACCGGTCGACGAGGTGATCGCGCTGCCGCCGATCTCCGGCGTGTCGACCGCCGAGCCGGGGCACACCGCTCCACCCGGCCTGATGGACGGGCTGCGCGCCCGCCGGTTCGACCTGGCGGTGCAGATGCACGGCGGCGGCCGATACTCCAACCCGTTCATCCGCGGCCTCGGCGCGCGGGTGACGGCCGGGCTGTGCACGCCGGACGCCGAACGGCTCGACCGATGGGTGCCCTACCTGTACCTGCAGCACGAGACGCTGCGCATGCTGGAGGTCGCCGCCCTGGTGGGCGCCGGGGCGGACGGCGCGGCGCACGACGAGACGGGCGACGGGACCGCGGGCGGCGGGACGCTCACGGGAAACGGCGCGGCCATGCCGTACCCGGCGGCGACCCCCCGCATCCCGGAACCGCGGATCGCGGTCACCGAGCGGGACCGCGCCGAGCTGGCCCGCGTGCTCGGCGACCCGCCGCCCGGCCTGGTGGCGGTGCATCCGGGCGCCACCGATCCCCGCCGCCGCTGGCCGCCGCGCCGGTTCGCGGCCGTCGCCGCCCGGCTGGACCGTCCCGTCGCCGTCACCGGCACCGAGGCGGAGCGGGACCTGGTGGAGGAGGTCGCGACGGCGCTGCCCGATGCGACGCCCGTCGTGGGGGTCCTCGGCATCGGCGGCCTGGCCGCCCTGTACGAGCGGTGCGATCTGGTGATCTCCAACGACACCGGACCGCGCCACCTGGCCGCGGCCGTGGGCACGCCCACCGTGGGCGTCTACTGGTGCGGCAACCTCGTCAACGCGGGACCGCTGACCCGCACCCTTCACCGGCCGGTGACCTCGTGGACCGTCACCTGCCCGGTCTGCGGGGTGGCCGGAACGGATCCACGCGTCGCCCGGTGCGAGCACAACGGGTCGTGGGTACGGGACGTGGCCGTGGAGGACGTGGCCGAGCAGGCCGAGGACCTCCTCCGGCACGGTGCGGAAGAGAACGCCCTCTCCCGATAA